In Nostoc sp. UHCC 0926, a single genomic region encodes these proteins:
- a CDS encoding ABC1 kinase family protein, which yields MGQYQPAQLQLYNPDAIARYYSYRPWLAWGRLLRIISSFAGFLLNLKWDEWQDKVEQNKGKRAIQLRELLTRLGPTFIKVGQALSTRPDLIRKDFLEELIKLQDQLPPFDNAIAYQIIETELDRPIHESFSELSPNPVAAASLGQVYRGRLVSGEEVAVKVQRPNLHPVITRDLYLMRWAAGWLAPWLPLNLGHDLSLIVDEFGTKLFEEIDYINEGRNAEHFASNFRNDPQVKVPGIYWRYTNTHVLTLEWIDGFKLTDTKRIREAGLDPEAIIQIGVTSGLQQLLEHGFFHADPHPGNLFAIPDGRMAYIDFGMMDQLEESSKEALVDALVHLVNKDYTDLAEDFVKLGFLTPDTNICPIVPALEAVLGNAIGKNVKDFNFKTITDEFSELMYEYPFRVPAKFALIIRSLVTQEGIALSLNPNFKIVEVGYPYIAQRLLTGESPELRRRLLNVLFKDGKFQWQRLENLIAIARSDNNFDVLPTAQMGFQYLMSEEGKFLRRQLVLALTEDDRLHTEDVQRLWNLVKDDLKPDRLLNVAIGILTDLSREGAAAILPKATFLGSFAGNQSTNKK from the coding sequence GTGGGTCAGTATCAACCTGCTCAACTACAACTCTATAATCCAGATGCGATCGCTCGCTACTATAGTTACCGTCCCTGGCTAGCATGGGGGCGACTGCTGAGAATTATCTCCTCTTTTGCAGGATTTCTACTCAATCTCAAGTGGGACGAATGGCAAGATAAAGTTGAGCAGAATAAGGGTAAACGAGCTATCCAGTTGCGAGAACTGCTGACCAGGCTCGGCCCGACTTTTATTAAAGTTGGTCAAGCCCTCTCTACCAGGCCTGACCTGATACGCAAAGATTTCTTAGAAGAACTGATAAAGTTACAAGACCAGTTACCACCTTTCGATAATGCGATCGCTTACCAGATTATCGAAACTGAGCTAGACCGTCCAATCCATGAAAGCTTTAGTGAACTGTCACCTAACCCGGTAGCAGCAGCTAGCTTGGGTCAAGTATACCGTGGTCGTCTAGTCAGCGGCGAAGAAGTCGCAGTGAAGGTGCAACGCCCCAACTTACACCCGGTAATCACACGCGACCTATATCTAATGCGTTGGGCAGCAGGTTGGCTAGCTCCTTGGTTGCCTTTAAATCTCGGTCACGACCTAAGTTTAATTGTGGACGAGTTTGGCACGAAGCTATTTGAAGAAATTGACTATATTAATGAAGGCCGCAACGCCGAACATTTTGCTAGTAACTTCCGCAACGACCCGCAAGTTAAAGTTCCAGGTATTTACTGGCGTTATACCAATACCCACGTTTTAACCCTGGAATGGATTGACGGCTTCAAGCTGACAGATACTAAACGCATCCGCGAAGCAGGTTTAGACCCTGAGGCGATCATTCAAATTGGCGTTACCTCAGGATTGCAACAGCTTTTGGAACACGGTTTCTTCCATGCTGACCCTCATCCCGGCAATTTGTTTGCTATACCCGATGGACGTATGGCTTACATTGACTTCGGCATGATGGATCAGTTGGAGGAAAGCTCTAAAGAAGCACTGGTAGATGCACTAGTGCATTTGGTAAATAAAGACTATACCGACTTAGCCGAAGACTTTGTAAAATTAGGATTTCTGACTCCAGACACGAATATTTGTCCGATAGTGCCAGCATTAGAAGCGGTGCTGGGAAATGCTATTGGCAAAAATGTCAAGGATTTTAACTTCAAAACTATTACCGATGAATTCTCGGAACTGATGTACGAATATCCTTTCCGAGTCCCGGCGAAGTTTGCTTTGATTATTCGTTCCTTGGTGACTCAGGAAGGTATTGCCCTTAGCCTCAACCCGAATTTCAAAATTGTTGAAGTGGGTTATCCCTATATAGCACAGCGCTTGCTGACAGGGGAATCGCCGGAATTACGGCGGCGATTATTGAATGTGTTATTCAAAGATGGTAAATTCCAGTGGCAGCGGTTAGAAAATTTGATTGCGATCGCTCGTAGTGATAACAACTTTGATGTATTGCCCACAGCCCAGATGGGGTTCCAATATCTAATGTCCGAAGAAGGCAAGTTTCTGCGGCGACAACTAGTACTTGCTCTTACCGAAGATGACCGCCTCCACACCGAAGATGTCCAACGCCTGTGGAACCTGGTTAAAGATGACTTAAAACCGGATCGTTTACTAAATGTAGCGATCGGTATTTTAACAGACTTATCCAGGGAAGGCGCAGCTGCTATCCTCCCAAAAGCTACATTCCTTGGGTCTTTTGCTGGAAACCAGTCAACAAACAAAAAATAA
- a CDS encoding Npun_R2821/Npun_R2822 family protein, whose product MIDGIYILANDVVYDQLVALLNSIEANAGRKIPICILPYNQRLDKVKVEIASRDNVTLFEDFDSIAYWDNFAIQIWKNYPRAQKTWREWGFPELYELPMHRKFCAVDGPFDKFIYFDADTLLMGPVDDVYEKLDTYDWVVNDFQYKSDLKFIFDGSPEQMQEVFNSDNLQSKVFCAGWFASKKNIFSTAIRADLLNKLTSGEADVMAFLAPDQSLFNYMVLRSGISYYNFAFHDCEQATGNHWSSQFDVVNNVLYDEGRKLTYLHYMSISSSAFVRLCGGEDVDIPYRDVFLYYRYLKSPEQLPQTFTRPSQLVLLQKSTSSFIQQRVNNIKLKYRNFKDRINGY is encoded by the coding sequence GATGGCATTTATATCCTAGCGAATGATGTTGTCTATGACCAATTAGTTGCCTTGCTCAACAGTATAGAAGCTAATGCTGGCAGGAAAATTCCTATTTGTATACTTCCATATAATCAGCGATTAGACAAAGTAAAGGTAGAGATTGCATCTAGAGATAATGTCACCTTATTTGAAGACTTTGATTCCATAGCTTATTGGGATAACTTTGCTATCCAGATATGGAAAAATTATCCTAGAGCACAAAAAACTTGGCGAGAGTGGGGTTTTCCAGAACTCTATGAGTTACCAATGCATCGCAAATTTTGTGCTGTGGATGGCCCCTTTGATAAATTTATTTATTTTGATGCAGATACTTTATTAATGGGACCCGTAGATGATGTATATGAAAAATTAGATACCTATGATTGGGTAGTCAATGATTTTCAGTATAAGTCTGATTTAAAATTTATTTTTGATGGTTCGCCAGAGCAGATGCAGGAAGTTTTTAACTCAGATAACTTGCAATCTAAAGTATTTTGTGCTGGTTGGTTTGCCAGTAAGAAAAATATTTTTTCTACAGCTATAAGAGCCGACTTACTCAACAAATTAACATCAGGTGAGGCAGATGTTATGGCTTTTTTAGCGCCTGACCAATCTTTATTTAACTACATGGTGTTGAGAAGTGGAATTTCGTATTATAACTTTGCTTTTCATGACTGCGAACAGGCAACGGGTAACCACTGGAGTTCTCAATTTGATGTGGTAAATAACGTCCTTTACGACGAAGGGCGGAAGTTGACGTACTTACACTATATGAGTATATCTTCTTCAGCTTTTGTGCGGCTTTGTGGGGGTGAAGATGTTGATATTCCTTACCGCGATGTTTTCTTATATTATCGCTATTTAAAATCGCCTGAACAACTTCCTCAAACCTTTACGCGTCCAAGCCAGCTAGTGCTTCTGCAAAAGTCCACTAGTAGTTTTATTCAGCAAAGAGTCAATAACATTAAGTTAAAGTATCGTAACTTCAAGGATAGAATTAATGGGTACTAA